From one Mytilus edulis chromosome 1, xbMytEdul2.2, whole genome shotgun sequence genomic stretch:
- the LOC139482695 gene encoding ras-related protein rab7-like, translating into MNQYSDGTVNEKYKVTIGADFIVKEVPKDTEHFTLQVWDTVSKKEFQSLGLSFYRGTDCTLLVYDVTQPETFKHLESVLEEFLANAIPEDEDNFPYIVIGNKIDKENRLITKEEAMKWCKQNGNIPYMETSAKDGTNVAEAFMSLVDSMSGTVVE; encoded by the exons ATGAATCAGTACTCAGATGGTACAGTCAATGAAAAATACAAAGTTACGATTGGAGCAGATTTTATTGTGAAAGAAGTTCCAAAAGATACTGAGCATTTTACATTACAg GTTTGGGATACAGTGAGTAAAAAAGAATTCCAAAGTTTAGGACTAAGTTTTTACCGTGGAACAGACTGTACTTTGTTAGTGTATGATGTTACACAGCCAGAGACATTTAAACATCTTGAATCAGTCCTGGAGGAGTTTTTGGCCAATGCTATTCCAGAAGACGAAGACAATTTCCCATACATAGTCATTGGGAATAAGATAGATAAAGAAAATAGATTG ataACTAAAGAGGAAGCTATGAAATGGTGTAAACAAAATGGCAATATTCCTTATATGGAAACCAGTGCTAAAGATGGGACCAATGTTGCAGAAGCTTTTATGTCATTAGTGGATAGCATGTCAGGAACTGTGGTTGAATAA